Proteins encoded by one window of Nocardia goodfellowii:
- a CDS encoding isocitrate lyase/PEP mutase family protein, with protein sequence MTTLESKAKAFLALHRPGDPVVLPTVWDAWSAELAVAAGFSALTIGSHPLAESIGRPDAEGMTFTESLTRVRQITEAVDVPISLDIESGYGLEPAQLVDGLLEAGAIGLNIEDTVHSEGGRLRGAEEHATFVNDLRRYADAASVHVVVNARTDLFLRQDGAEADRVDRAIARLKLAAEAGADVLYPVGRHSSADLRRLTTELPLPVNAIGLPGKPAKPYFAEHGVARISFGPYLQAALAEEANRLLDDWK encoded by the coding sequence ATGACCACTCTCGAAAGCAAGGCCAAGGCGTTTCTCGCGCTGCATCGTCCCGGGGACCCGGTGGTGCTGCCGACCGTATGGGACGCGTGGTCGGCGGAACTCGCTGTCGCCGCCGGCTTTTCGGCGTTGACGATCGGTAGTCACCCGCTCGCCGAGTCGATCGGCCGCCCGGACGCCGAGGGAATGACCTTCACGGAGTCGCTGACCCGGGTTCGGCAGATCACCGAGGCGGTGGACGTCCCGATCTCGCTCGACATCGAATCCGGCTACGGGCTGGAGCCGGCGCAACTCGTCGACGGTCTGCTGGAGGCGGGCGCGATCGGACTGAATATCGAGGACACCGTGCACAGCGAGGGCGGCCGCCTCCGCGGCGCCGAAGAACACGCGACCTTCGTCAACGACCTGCGCCGCTACGCCGACGCCGCGAGCGTCCATGTGGTCGTCAACGCCCGCACCGACCTGTTCCTGCGCCAGGACGGCGCGGAAGCCGACCGGGTCGACCGCGCCATCGCCCGCCTGAAGCTCGCCGCCGAAGCGGGCGCCGACGTGCTCTACCCGGTCGGCCGCCATTCCAGCGCGGATCTCCGACGCCTGACCACCGAACTCCCCTTGCCCGTCAACGCGATCGGCCTCCCGGGCAAACCCGCCAAGCCCTATTTCGCCGAGCACGGCGTCGCCCGCATCAGCTTCGGCCCCTACCTCCAAGCAGCTCTCGCCGAGGAGGCCAATCGGCTCCTGGACGACTGGAAGTGA
- a CDS encoding TatD family hydrolase — protein MSSNRPAPDLPEPLAPLVDAHTHLDACGATDAASTKVIVERAASVGVGTIVTVADDLKAAQWAVQAANWDSRVYAAVALHPTRANALDESAKAELERLAADPRVVAIGETGLDYYWPGKLDGCADIETQIEGFRWHIDLAKRLRKPLMIHNREADHDLLAVLLDEGAPEKVIFHCFSSDTNMALSCVAEGYVLSFSGTVSFKNAHELREAANVVPDEAILVETDAPYLTPHPFRGAPNESYCLPYTVRALADLREQDPVELAKISTANARRIYGI, from the coding sequence ATGAGTAGCAACCGCCCCGCACCGGATTTGCCGGAACCGCTCGCGCCGCTCGTCGACGCGCACACCCACCTCGACGCCTGTGGCGCGACCGACGCCGCGTCGACGAAGGTGATCGTCGAGCGCGCCGCGTCGGTGGGCGTCGGCACCATCGTGACCGTCGCCGACGACCTGAAGGCCGCGCAGTGGGCGGTTCAGGCCGCGAACTGGGATTCCCGGGTGTACGCCGCCGTCGCGCTGCACCCGACCCGCGCCAACGCGCTCGACGAGTCCGCGAAAGCCGAACTTGAGCGGCTCGCCGCCGACCCCCGCGTGGTCGCGATCGGGGAGACCGGCCTCGACTATTACTGGCCCGGCAAGCTCGACGGTTGCGCGGATATCGAAACCCAGATCGAGGGTTTCCGGTGGCACATCGATCTCGCCAAGCGGCTGCGCAAACCGCTGATGATCCACAATCGCGAGGCCGATCACGATTTGCTGGCGGTCCTGCTGGACGAAGGTGCGCCGGAAAAGGTGATCTTCCACTGCTTCTCGTCCGACACCAATATGGCGTTGTCGTGCGTGGCCGAGGGCTATGTGCTGAGTTTCTCCGGCACGGTCAGTTTCAAGAATGCTCACGAATTGCGGGAGGCCGCCAATGTGGTGCCGGACGAGGCGATCCTGGTGGAGACCGACGCCCCGTATCTGACTCCGCATCCGTTCCGCGGTGCGCCGAACGAGTCGTACTGCCTGCCCTACACCGTGCGCGCATTGGCTGACCTGCGCGAACAGGATCCGGTGGAACTCGCGAAGATCAGCACGGCCAACGCGCGCCGGATCTACGGGATCTAG
- a CDS encoding resuscitation-promoting factor, with translation MYHFSRINQSRSPLLYAAVAALLMTLIVGSALAIINRKHVTVIVDGAISTQATMSRNVAGVLRAAGFDVTDRDLVRPGLAATVADGATIVYNRAREITLTIDGKPQKVWTTGLTAGEALEQLKIPGDRFVAPARTAPLPLAGATLQVASPRPVSLLDGLGDFVDVRIAGRTIGEALATAGIPLIEQDSVEPAADTPLSDGLRITVTRKRVENLTETLPLDPPENVIEDESMNMSRTVVESKGVPGVQDVTFAVTKVNGQEVDRKPLSSNVTVPAQPKTVRKGAKPGTEVPPVKDGAVWDALARCEATGNWSINTGNGYYGGLQFDQSTWERQGGLKYAPRADLATREEQIAIGEVTRARQGWGAWPACTSRLGM, from the coding sequence ATGTATCACTTCTCGCGGATCAACCAGTCCCGCTCGCCGCTGCTCTACGCAGCGGTCGCGGCGTTGCTGATGACGTTGATCGTCGGTTCCGCGCTGGCGATCATCAACCGCAAGCACGTCACGGTCATCGTCGACGGAGCCATCTCCACCCAGGCGACCATGTCGCGCAATGTCGCGGGTGTGCTGCGCGCCGCCGGCTTCGATGTCACCGACCGTGACCTGGTTCGCCCCGGGCTGGCCGCCACCGTCGCCGACGGCGCCACCATCGTCTACAACCGGGCCCGCGAGATCACCCTCACCATCGACGGCAAGCCGCAGAAGGTGTGGACCACCGGGCTCACCGCGGGTGAGGCGCTGGAGCAGCTGAAGATCCCGGGCGACCGCTTCGTCGCACCGGCCCGCACCGCACCGCTGCCGCTGGCGGGTGCGACGCTGCAAGTCGCCAGCCCGCGCCCGGTGTCACTGCTGGACGGCCTGGGCGACTTCGTGGACGTGCGCATCGCCGGGCGCACCATCGGCGAAGCGCTTGCCACCGCGGGCATTCCGCTGATCGAACAGGACAGCGTCGAGCCCGCCGCCGACACCCCGCTCAGCGACGGCCTGCGCATCACGGTCACCCGTAAGCGAGTGGAGAATCTGACCGAGACGCTGCCGCTGGATCCGCCGGAGAACGTCATCGAAGACGAGTCGATGAACATGAGCCGCACCGTGGTGGAGAGCAAGGGCGTCCCCGGCGTCCAGGACGTCACCTTCGCGGTCACCAAGGTGAACGGTCAAGAGGTCGATCGCAAGCCGCTCTCTTCGAATGTCACCGTGCCCGCGCAGCCGAAGACGGTGCGCAAGGGCGCCAAGCCGGGCACCGAGGTGCCGCCGGTGAAGGACGGCGCGGTCTGGGACGCGCTGGCCCGCTGTGAGGCGACCGGCAACTGGTCGATCAATACCGGTAATGGGTATTACGGCGGCCTCCAGTTCGACCAGAGCACCTGGGAACGACAAGGCGGTCTGAAGTACGCGCCGCGCGCCGACCTCGCGACACGCGAGGAGCAGATCGCGATCGGGGAAGTGACCCGGGCGCGGCAGGGCTGGGGCGCTTGGCCGGCCTGCACCAGCCGTCTCGGCATGTGA